The Solanum dulcamara chromosome 2, daSolDulc1.2, whole genome shotgun sequence region ATACAACTATGCTATATACGATCTAGAGTGATAGCAAAAAAATTACGATGATATTAAAGAGTAAGGGAAAAAAgatctacaaaaaaaaagatcTTTTTCCTAAAATTCCCCTTTCCTTCACTTAATATCATACTTCGTCTCAATGAATATTCACTTTAGATTGCTTAGTCCATCTCATTATTAATTCATTGTTAAAACAATTTGACTATAAGAATTTTTGTCAATAATTCTTGTTGTATAGGTTTACGACgtgtaattaaataaaaaaaaggcgAAATGATTTCCCTTTCAGTTGATTTTATTCAACGATTgaccaaaatattaataataaataaataataaaactgaataaaaaaattattcagtTTTATTAATAAATTGCATGAACTTAGATCCATCAAATACTGATATTTCTATACATATGGAATTAGTCGTCCTAATCAATTTGTCCATTTAGATTTCTCTAGGtggaataataaaaaaaggtaagattcaaaagaatttttcaaaaggttttttttttagtattttagaaAGGGTCGGTTAGGGGCTAGAGGTATCTGTACTTGAATAACTATAAGGGAACCCTTCTAGATGTTTCGACGCTTGATTCTCGAATAGAATTGAATCTAAGATGAATGCTTGGTTTACGTTATGGAAGaaagacatgtatatgtgataTTAGATATTGCCTAGTGCTAGTTATATATGAAATGAACTAAAGATATATTTTACTACTCTCGGGGATTCTAATAGACTAGAAGTCCTTCCGGCCCCTTGTGACTGTGAATTGAATGAATAAACGgatgaaatcaagaaataattcaACTAACAGTTCGAACCAAGAACAAGAAATGGAAGAACGAAAGTCGTATGGGTTCATAAAGACTCTGTGgctaaaaagtaaaaaagataTATCGAAGTGGTTTTGATGATTCAATAATCTTATTACTTCAATCCGAAGTTCTTAGTTACTTCGACTGGATGAGTCCTAGTGAGGGAATAATTAAGTCATAATTCATTGGTTGATTGTATCATTAAccatttctttttttggtaTGAGGAACTTATCATGAATCCACTGATTTCTGCCGCTTCCGTTATTGCTGCTGGATTGGCCGTAGGGCTTGCTTCTATTGGACCTGGAGTTGGTCAAGGGACTGTTGCGGGTCAAGCTGTAGAGGGTATCGCGAGACAGCCTGAGGCAGAGGGAAAAATACGAGGTACGCTATTGCTTAGTCTAGCTTTTATGGAAGCTTTAACAATTTATGGACTGGTTGTAGCATTAGCACTTTTATTTGCAAATCCTTTTGTTTAATCTTAGCttagaaatatgaaaaatgtatttatttttcatattttatttccttcGACTTGTCGTTTGCTTTTTCAAATTCTATCAAGATTTCCCTCCTCCCATTCTTTATTCTTTGAGAAAAGAACCTACGGGAAGGGCTGGTTTGCGGATGAGGAATTAGCATACTGACTCGCTTTCATCCTTCCCGTTCATAGACCAAGGTAAACTCTTTTTAGTAAGTGTTAGTGTTCCAATAACCAATATAAAGGGCTAGTTCATTAGTTCATAATTTATAACTAACTcgaatattttgtatttttttactcaatttcagaaaaaataaaagaataaataaaaagaggGGCGAAGTGCTACAAAAAGAACTCTGTTCGATTTTTTAGTCTATCTATAAGAGGAGATCATATGAAAAATGTAACCGATTCTTTCGTTTCTTTGGGCCACTGGCCATCTGCCGGGAGTTTCGGGTTTAATACCGATATTTTAGCAACAAATCCAATAAATCTAAGTGTAGTGCTTGGtgtattgattttttttggaaagGGAGTGTGTGCGAGTTGTTTATTTCAAGAATAGGCTGGACCAACCAACTGTATCCTTTTCCGTTATAAGTAGGAAAGAGAGGTGCATGATCTCGCGAATTACTTCTGTATAAATTCAGAAATTATATGTAAGAACCATAGCATTTCGCGATTCATTGGTAAATCTATTTTGATTCTCTATTAACCAATAATGTGGAACTATTAACATGGTTAAAACAAACTGTTTGAAGTCTAGACGCAGCATGGTACTCTTTCTACCACTATGTTAATATAGAGGGggttttcaaaataaatattttatcgaTATAGGATACTCATATTGATAAAATGATTTTAACCGCTTATTGTAAAAACGGGGATTTTACCCCCTTTATCTAATGCTGAATCGACGACCTATTCTAAGTAAGAAGAACTTTTtggatttgaaaaaaataagaaacaacTTTGCTGAcaattacatatttttgagTTTGTCAGAAGAGTCCTCCGAATATTTTGGTCTTACATTAGTTTCGATATCTTTTTGGAATATGAACAAAGAAGACAAGATAGGCTCATTACATTCATAAAAAAAGATATGAGAATTTACCTTAAGTAATTAAGTAATTGAGCGTGAGAGCCAAATGAATCGAAAGATTCATGTTTGGTTCGGGAAGGGATTATGGAATTTTGGAAAGGAATGGAAAAATAATCTACTTTCATTAAGTGATTTATTAGATAATCGAAAACAGAGGATCTTGAATACTATTCGAAATTCAGAGGAACTGCGTGGGGGGGCTATTGAACAACTAGAAAAAGCTCGTTCTCGCTTACGGAAAGTAGAAACCGAAGCCGAGCAGTTTCGAGTGAATGGATACTCCGAAATAGAACgagaaaaattgaatttgattaattcaacttataagaCTTTGGAACAATTAGAAAATTACAAAAACGAAACGATTCAGTTTGAACAGC contains the following coding sequences:
- the LOC129880505 gene encoding ATP synthase subunit b, chloroplastic encodes the protein MKNVTDSFVSLGHWPSAGSFGFNTDILATNPINLSVVLGVLIFFGKGVLSDLLDNRKQRILNTIRNSEELRGGAIEQLEKARSRLRKVETEAEQFRVNGYSEIEREKLNLINSTYKTLEQLENYKNETIQFEQQRAINQVRQRVFQQALRGALGTLNSCLNNELHLRTISANIGMLGTMKEITD